The sequence CGGCGAGCGCGAGCACTGACGCCGGGAAACGGTTTCGTTCGTGACAGGCGATCACTCGTCGCCAGTCCATCGGCGTAATCGAAGTTGTACCCGAGAGCCCCCCGCTTCACTGCGGTCGAACGTAATCTCACCCCCGAAGGTCTCGACCGTCCACTTCACGAGCCACAGGCCGAGACCGCTGCCGTGGTGCAAGTCGGTGATCTCGCTCTCACCGGTGACCACCTCCCGTTCGACCGGCGGGATGCCAGGTCCGTCGTCGGCGACTGCGATCGTACACCACTCCGCCGATTCGCGCTCCACCTCGAGCCAGACGCGTGGCTCGTCGCAGGGATTGTGGACGATCGCGTTCTCGACGAGGCTCTCGACGGCGATCTCGAGGCGGTCGGTCGCCGCTACCCAGAGTCGGCCGGGGACGTCGAGGTCGATGCTGACGTCGGGATACTCCAGCCCGTATCGTCCGGCGACGGTGCGCGCAAGCGGGACGCTGTCGACCCGGGGGTCCTCGGGAATCGAAGCGTTGGCGATCCGGTAGAGGTCACTCGCCTCGCGAGTCAGCGTTCGGAGTTCGTCGACGCCGGCATCGACGTTGTCGGCGAGCATTCGCGCAGTCGGATCGAGGGCGTCGTCGTCGAGTTCCTCGAGCAGGCTCTCGACGCTGCCGGCGACCAGCGTGACCTTGTTCCGGAGGTTGTGTCTGAGCACGCGGTTGAGGACGTGGACCCGGCTTCGATTGCGCCGGTCTTCGGTAAGATCGGTGTAGACGGCGAAGCCGCGACGGCCGTCGCTGGAGAGAGCCCCGGCGGCGGCGTTGCTGCCGTTCGGTTCCCCACTGTCTGCGTCGATGGCGTCAGCCACCCTTTCACCCGAAGCGATCCGATACGGAATCCCGCGATAGAGAAACTCCCTGACGCCGTCTGCAGTCTCCCGACGAACGCGACGATAGTTGACCTTCCCCGCGGTCGTCCGATCGTCGAGCGTCGTCGCCTCGGTCTCGAGCCAGGGTGGTACGATACACTCGTTGAGCGACTGCTCCAGCACCTCGTCGGGACCGTATCCGAAGACCTCGATGAACGCGGGGTTGATCCCCCGGACGATCGGTTCATCGTCGACGAACTCGAACTCGACGACCGCGTCCTGAATGTGTTCGATCAGGTGTCGGAACCGGTCAGAATCGTACGTCGCTGGAAAACCACCCTCGAGCGCATCACTCGAGCGACCGTCATCGTTCACGGGGATCACCGGCACCTCGACTCATTGTAACCGAATCAGACCACTACGCGAAAATCAATCTTCGTTATCGGGCAGAATTCGTCCGAGGAAGCAGGGGGAGACGAACTATTCTGGACGTTCGATCACTTATCCGGTCTTACGCTCGAGACGAGGGATGGGGTCGACTCAGTCGGTCAACCCGTAGCCGACCTTGAACATGTAGACGTCGATGGCGATCACGATCGCTGTGAGCGCGGTCAGCACCCCCAGCGAGGCGTAGGGTGCCAGTTCGGCGTACGCCGGCGGGGCAATCTGGAGGAAGTCAGAGTAGCCGAGCAGGCCGTACCGGACGCTGTCGACCATGTAGACCATCGGATTCAGCAGGGAGACGGTCTGCCAGACCGGCTCGAGCATCGTCAACGAGTAAAAGACCGCCCCGAAGAAGACCAGCGGCCGGAGGATGAACTGGTTCATCACAGTGAGGTCGTCGAAGTCTCGCGCGAGGAGACCGCCGATGATCCCGAGTCCGGCGAACAGCGAGGAGATGACGACCATCGTCGCGACGAGGAAAAGTCCGTTTTCGACGCTGAGTGGGACGAACAGTGCGCCGATGACGGCGACGATAGCGCCGACGATCAGTCCCCGAACCGCACTGGCAGCCACGTAGGCGACGACCATCTCGACGTACGACAGCGGCGAGGTGAGCGTCTCGTGGATGTACTCGTTCCACCGCCCGTGGAAGATCGAGAACGAGGCGTTCTCGAAGGCGTTCGAGATCGTCCCCAGCACGACGAGTCCCGGGATCAGAAAGAGGATGTAGCCGATCTCCACACCGGGAGCGTCGACTGGACTGTCGATCCGCCCGCCAAGAATCACACCGAAGACCGCGAAGTAGAGCACGTTCGTGATCGCCGGCGGCATGAACGTGTTCTTCGGCCGGCGAACGAAGCGCAGCAGTTCGCGCCGGAAGAGCGCCCGGAAGCCCACCGAGACCATCAGGCGATCCCCTCCTGTTCGCGCTCGGGATCGGCCTCTGACCCGGAGTCGCCGGCCGGCGACGTCTCGGCCGCCGACGAAGCCGCCGAGGACCGCGTCACCGTCCGATCCTCGCTTCTGGTCATATCGACGAAAATCTCCTCGAGGGAGGTCCGGGAAATCTCGAGATCCGCGATCTCGTACCCGCGTGCCTCGAGATCGTTGAGCACCCGTGGCGCGGTCGACCCGCCGTCGTCGACGCGAACCTCGAGTCGGTCGCCAGTCGTCGAAACGCCGTGGACGTACGCACCGAGGTCAGCCTCGAGGGAGGCCGTCCCAACGGCGTCGACGGGCGACTCGAGGCCGACGGAGATCGTATCGGTCCCGCGGGTCTTCAGTTCGTCCGGCGTCGCAACGGTGAGTTTGCGGCCCTCGTTCATGATGGCGACCCGGTCACAGAGCCGTTCGGCCTCCTCGATGTAGTGGGTCGTCAGCAGGACGGTCGTCCCCTCCTCGTTGAGTTCGGTGACGAGGTCCCAGAGGTCGTGGCGCAGTTGCACGTCGACGCCGGCGGTGGGC is a genomic window of Natrarchaeobaculum aegyptiacum containing:
- a CDS encoding ATP-binding protein, which produces MNDDGRSSDALEGGFPATYDSDRFRHLIEHIQDAVVEFEFVDDEPIVRGINPAFIEVFGYGPDEVLEQSLNECIVPPWLETEATTLDDRTTAGKVNYRRVRRETADGVREFLYRGIPYRIASGERVADAIDADSGEPNGSNAAAGALSSDGRRGFAVYTDLTEDRRNRSRVHVLNRVLRHNLRNKVTLVAGSVESLLEELDDDALDPTARMLADNVDAGVDELRTLTREASDLYRIANASIPEDPRVDSVPLARTVAGRYGLEYPDVSIDLDVPGRLWVAATDRLEIAVESLVENAIVHNPCDEPRVWLEVERESAEWCTIAVADDGPGIPPVEREVVTGESEITDLHHGSGLGLWLVKWTVETFGGEITFDRSEAGGSRVQLRLRRWTGDE
- a CDS encoding ABC transporter permease, which translates into the protein MVSVGFRALFRRELLRFVRRPKNTFMPPAITNVLYFAVFGVILGGRIDSPVDAPGVEIGYILFLIPGLVVLGTISNAFENASFSIFHGRWNEYIHETLTSPLSYVEMVVAYVAASAVRGLIVGAIVAVIGALFVPLSVENGLFLVATMVVISSLFAGLGIIGGLLARDFDDLTVMNQFILRPLVFFGAVFYSLTMLEPVWQTVSLLNPMVYMVDSVRYGLLGYSDFLQIAPPAYAELAPYASLGVLTALTAIVIAIDVYMFKVGYGLTD
- a CDS encoding ABC transporter ATP-binding protein; protein product: MPPAIETVDLVKEYGELRALQGLSLTVEEGEFFGLLGPNGAGKTTFINTLVGLVRKTGGEARVFGHDVEADYQQARNAIGLAPQEFNVDRFFPIKEVLMHKAGYHGIPNDEAAERADEVLKRVGIYDKRDERFDWLSGGMKRRLLLARALVTDPDLLILDEPTAGVDVQLRHDLWDLVTELNEEGTTVLLTTHYIEEAERLCDRVAIMNEGRKLTVATPDELKTRGTDTISVGLESPVDAVGTASLEADLGAYVHGVSTTGDRLEVRVDDGGSTAPRVLNDLEARGYEIADLEISRTSLEEIFVDMTRSEDRTVTRSSAASSAAETSPAGDSGSEADPEREQEGIA